One region of Cytophagales bacterium genomic DNA includes:
- the ppk1 gene encoding polyphosphate kinase 1, protein MQKNNTSKQIHQSNYISRDLSWLKFNYRVLDQVKDSRRNIFERLRFLTIAASNLDEFFMIRIGSLYNYIDFGKKRVDYSGMRETPFKIKLLEETKLFANDLNECYRQQSAEFEKNGFCIGNIEQSQSPMRETLQEHEKEEVAKYFMDTIYPMLTPMVYDNHHAFPILMNHMLIFGVVTKSKEDKKISFVQIPQNLPRFYEIYRGNQLIFLPIEDIIKWRIDKLYRNIKIDSVNLFRITRNADFSVDESDDVEIDFINEIKRKLKGRKTGRVVRLEVEETCSAWMLDLLKQRFEIDNDNVFIIMGRDAINRVSTHNDEYLFDFTSLSQVFNHDEFKDKLPAPTAPVLPLSFGGKENGNVYEYLKDRDILLHHPYNSIEPVITLLEQAAEDPNVLAIKITIYRFAKDSRITAALLKAAENGKHVSVLFEVQARFDEENNIREAQKLQKSGCFVIYGISRHKTHTKLLLIVRKEGKKVTSYVHMSTGNYNEITSNLYSDISLLTTDETYAHDVSEFFNVITGHSMPKIYQYLITAPRDMRQKIIELIQNEVGNAKKGVPSGLVFKMNSLEDKATIDELYKASRAGVPIKLIIRGICCLRPGRKGLSENISVCSIVGNYLEHIRIYYFHNAGDPKVYGGSADIMLRSFERRVESLFLIADERLKKEAINILDYNLVDNMNQYTLHENGNYVKTMLNGKAPFDIHKEFFKVTHQVIEKVKLF, encoded by the coding sequence TATGATACGCATTGGAAGCTTGTACAATTACATTGATTTTGGTAAAAAAAGAGTAGATTATTCCGGCATGCGGGAAACACCTTTTAAAATAAAATTATTAGAGGAAACAAAACTTTTTGCCAATGATCTGAATGAATGTTACCGTCAGCAGTCTGCTGAATTTGAAAAAAATGGATTTTGTATTGGAAATATAGAGCAATCGCAGAGTCCTATGCGAGAAACTCTGCAGGAACATGAAAAGGAAGAAGTAGCCAAATACTTTATGGACACCATTTACCCGATGCTCACACCAATGGTTTATGACAATCATCATGCCTTCCCGATCCTTATGAACCATATGCTCATATTTGGCGTAGTAACCAAAAGCAAAGAAGATAAAAAGATTTCCTTTGTACAGATACCGCAAAATTTGCCTCGCTTTTATGAGATCTACAGGGGAAACCAATTGATTTTCTTACCCATAGAAGATATTATTAAATGGCGTATTGATAAACTATATAGAAACATAAAGATAGATTCGGTAAACCTTTTCAGGATCACAAGAAATGCAGATTTTTCAGTGGATGAAAGTGATGATGTGGAGATTGATTTTATAAACGAAATAAAAAGAAAATTAAAAGGCAGAAAGACAGGACGAGTAGTCAGGTTGGAAGTCGAGGAAACCTGCTCTGCCTGGATGCTGGATTTGTTAAAACAAAGATTTGAAATTGATAACGACAATGTATTTATCATTATGGGTAGAGACGCGATTAATCGCGTCTCTACCCATAATGATGAATATTTGTTTGATTTTACCAGTTTATCCCAGGTTTTCAATCACGATGAATTCAAGGACAAGCTCCCGGCTCCTACGGCACCCGTACTCCCGTTAAGTTTTGGTGGAAAAGAAAACGGGAATGTCTATGAATACCTGAAAGACCGGGACATCCTGTTGCATCATCCCTATAATAGTATTGAGCCTGTAATTACGTTATTAGAACAAGCTGCTGAAGATCCCAATGTACTGGCCATTAAGATCACCATATATAGGTTTGCCAAAGATTCAAGGATCACTGCAGCGCTGCTGAAAGCTGCTGAAAACGGGAAACACGTATCGGTATTATTCGAAGTGCAGGCACGTTTTGATGAAGAAAACAACATCAGGGAAGCTCAAAAGCTGCAAAAATCAGGATGTTTTGTCATCTACGGTATCAGCAGGCATAAAACCCACACCAAGCTGCTGCTCATTGTTCGCAAAGAGGGTAAAAAAGTAACAAGCTATGTACACATGTCAACCGGAAATTATAACGAGATCACCTCAAATTTGTATTCAGATATAAGCTTGCTCACTACTGATGAAACTTATGCGCACGATGTTTCAGAATTTTTTAATGTAATAACGGGCCACTCCATGCCAAAGATCTACCAATACCTCATCACAGCCCCAAGAGATATGAGACAGAAGATCATAGAATTGATCCAAAATGAAGTGGGAAATGCCAAAAAAGGTGTGCCATCCGGATTGGTATTCAAAATGAACTCGCTGGAAGACAAGGCAACGATTGACGAATTGTACAAAGCGTCCCGGGCAGGAGTTCCGATAAAATTGATAATCAGGGGCATTTGCTGTCTGAGGCCAGGCAGAAAAGGATTGAGCGAAAATATTTCTGTCTGCTCTATTGTAGGTAACTATCTTGAGCATATCAGGATTTACTATTTCCACAATGCAGGCGATCCTAAAGTATATGGCGGCAGCGCTGACATTATGCTGAGAAGTTTTGAAAGAAGGGTTGAATCATTGTTTTTAATTGCCGATGAAAGGCTAAAAAAGGAAGCTATAAATATCCTGGATTATAATTTAGTAGATAATATGAATCAATACACCTTACATGAAAATGGAAATTATGTAAAAACCATGCTGAATGGAAAAGCGCCTTTTGATATTCATAAGGAATTTTTTAAAGTGACCCATCAGGTGATTGAAAAAGTTAAGCTGTTTTAG